One region of Podospora bellae-mahoneyi strain CBS 112042 chromosome 1 map unlocalized CBS112042p_1.2, whole genome shotgun sequence genomic DNA includes:
- a CDS encoding uncharacterized protein (COG:S; EggNog:ENOG503Q3FH), producing MADISNGHANGNASVDALKNNLAATYNNVTNGPVAQNIKAEGARTTDELSNLANSRRAPSYTAATGQPLTHYHSFFSELLSWKNPRASGIAYLTIVSFIFSVRYLDVLRWGLKLTWMALGVTIAAEIAGKAILNNGFATQLRPRKYYTVPRETLDAVIGDVNELINFGVIESQRILFAENIWASAAVALGAFISYYLVKVVPYWGLALIATSVIFFAPLVYTTNQELIDSQIQHAGEIINDQTEQIRSLVQKNTEQATQVTKQYMGDYTAKAQSLIKGAVGQENGHKSELKPTDFPVAPKEDIKSEPIAPPTKAGEEEPLIAA from the exons ATGGCCGACATTTCGAATGGACATGCGAACGGGAATGCCAGCGTGGATGCCCTCAAGAACA ACCTTGCTGCCACCTACAACAATGTTACCAACG GCCCTGTAGCTCAGAACATCAAGGCCGAGGGCGCGAGAACCACGGATGAGCTTTCCAACTTGGCCAACTCTCGCCGCGCTCCTTCGTACACCGCGGCTACTGGCCAGCCCTTGACTCATTAccactccttcttctcggagCTGTTGTCATGGAAGAATCCTC GCGCCTCTGGAATTGCCTACCTCACAATCGTCTCGTTCATCTTCTCGGTTAGATACCTGGATGTTCTCCGATGGGGTCTCAAGCTCACATGGATGGCCCTCGGTGTTACCATTGCCGCCGAGATCGCCGGAAAAGCCATTTTGAACAATGGTTTCGCTACCCAGCTCCGCCCTCGCAAGTACTACACTGTTCCCCGAGAGACACTTGATGCCGTTATTGGCGACGTCAACGAACTTATCAACTTTGGTGTGATTGAGTCCCAACGCATCCTTTTCGCTGAGAACATCTGGGCTTCCGCTGCT GTTGCCCTCGGCGCCTTCATCTCCTACTACTTGGTCAAGGTTGTCCCGTACTGGGGTCTTGCTCTCATCGCCACctccgtcatcttcttcgcccctCTCGtttacaccaccaaccagGAGCTTATCGACAGCCAGATCCAGCACGCTGGTGAGATTATCAATGACCAGACCGAGCAGATCCGCTCCTTGGTCCAGAAGAACACCGAGCAAGCCACCCAGGTTACCAAGCAGTACATGGGCGACTACACCGCCAAGGCTCAGTCCTTGATCAAGGGTGCTGTTGGTCAGGAGAATGGCCACAAATCTGAGCTCAAGCCGACTGACTTCCCCGTCGCTCCCAAGGAGGACATCAAGTCGGAGCCTATTGCTCCCCCTACCaaggccggtgaggaggagcctTTGATCGCTGCTTAA
- a CDS encoding uncharacterized protein (EggNog:ENOG503NYPT; COG:S), whose protein sequence is MELDRIERDEQQRLPSTRKIMKPAMATTPTTNETGHERTTSEPIPLEMQEKARDHDSLVTVRLSEPPSLTVNTAVPPSTIPPRYEAEYAPSKTMAETLNEEDDDDDDSESEIFEPDTRKKKGPSLQDELGEAEDGRSDDVANDSRSSSGSDAVDWDKLQATEDMEARNKQNAQASTASLLARLEQENNRIATNPKSIKVKIIERQQHLRESHPRPPSMAQLRKMVTGPTPPALRYSTLPPTPMTELEFYLALVKDPQQTAARLPTLLSNKVRKGIPPPLRGVVWQSMAGARDSALEEVFERLSGESSPYEGVISKDLGRSFPGVDMFRDPEGDGQRMLGRVLKCFSLYDTKIGYCQGLAFLVGPLLMHMGDKQAFCVLVRLMENYDLRHCFVPDLSGLHVRIYQFRELLRQHLPTLSTHLDELQVEPAYVSQWFLSFFAVTCPLPMLFRIYDVIFAEGASETIMRVALSLMRKNQARILACTELEDVMHLLLSRGLWDCYNYNADEFVQDFAALSEIVTKARLAALEQGYREANLSPSANPRATDATAQQVSDVTTAASRFLGRLWASSSTPRFATFAAAASASSNTSTANTTTNTLNPGLGAVSRPLSMLRRSTSKQSLASTLNSMEVGSSTTSSAASVLSSVSTEATSVSRDSSADDSTVTGAPQKTSPAVFSSGANNSKEDKQLHSQIEDLLTALSELQRNHALLASQLQKEKEDRDEDRKAVRSLLDGLRKKAGAEDSAALSSSVDSEDTIRDASTEPTSEEGDETVKPTSEELSDLLDIVELRFSDSVVNRRSSMAQTKSQLRDELARAKEQLSHEVSRSREHERKIHEAEQEVSSLKEQLRESHTHVRTLHQEKQRLERQIHGMRTRASDTPASNATSTEWFPQIGTAAGTSGLRELKLGRSRSTPSHPPNYNKRASSMTMQKKSNRDSAGSTLNVVAPPPPPPIPTSESDALLLELAAAKTAEAVAKQEAEEARQKLEQLRKAFGLAPGETPPALQRNHSTADGGGPAAAAMGMFGRLTGTTGPTSVPAPGESPQKAATAPAATNATGGGGFWGWRR, encoded by the exons ATGGAGCTCGACCGAATCGAGAGAgatgagcagcagcggcTGCCGAGCACGCGGAAGATTATGAAGCCAGCCATGGCGACTACGCCGACGACGAACGAGACGGGCCACGAGCGAACCACCTCCGAGCCGATCCCTCTCGAGATGCAGGAAAAGGCGCGAGACCACGACTCGCTCGTGACAGTTCGCCTTTCCGAACCCCCTTCCCTGACGGTGAACACAGCCGTCCCGCCGAGCACAATCCCTCCTCGCTATGAAGCCGAGTACGCCCCGAGCAAGACCATGGCCGAAACACTgaacgaggaggacgatgacgatgacgataGTGAATCGGAGATATTCGAACCCGATACtcgcaagaagaagggaccCAGCTTGCAAGATGAGCTGGGCGAAGCTGAGGACGGACGCTCGGATGATGTTGCCAATGATTCGAGGTCGAGTTCTGGCTCCGACGCGGTTGATTGGGACAAACTTCAGGCGACAGAAGATATGGAGGCTAGAAACAAACAGAACGCACAAGCG TCCACCGCCTCGCTGCTTGCTCGGCTGGAACAAGAAAACAACAGAATCGCAACCAATCCGAAGAGCATCAAGGTCAAGATCATTGAGCGACAGCAACACTTGCGAGAGAGCCACCCGAGGCCGCCCTCGATGGCACAGCTTCGGAAAATGGTCACCGGGCCGACCCCTCCAGCCCTCCGGTATTCGACGTTGCCGCCGACGCCCATGACCGAGCTTGAGTTCTACCTCGCCTTGGTCAAAGACCCTCAGCAAACGGCTGCTCGCCTGCCGACTCTGTTGTCCAACAAGGTCAGGAAGGGCATCCCACCGCCGCTGCGGGGTGTTGTCTGGCAGAGCATGGCCGGCGCCCGCGACAGTGCCCTGGAAGAGGTTTTCGAACGGTTGTCTGGCGAGTCTAGCCCCTATGAGGGCGTCATCAGCAAGGATCTTGGACGAAGCTTTCCAGGTGTGGACATGTTTAGGGATCCCGAAGGCGATGGCCAACGAATGCTCGGTCGGGTGCTCAAGTGCTTCAGTCTCTATGACACCAAGATTGGGTACTGCCAAGGGCTCGCCTTTCTGGTCGGCCCCTTGCTCATGCACATGGGCGACAAGCAGGCATTCTGTGTTCTGGTCAG GTTGATGGAGAACTACGATCTGCGCCATTGTTTCGTTCCCGATCTGTCAGGGCTACATGTCCGCATCTACCAATTCAGAGAGCTGCTGCGCCAGCATCTGCCCACTCTGTCGACGCATCTGGACGAGTTGCAAGTCGAACCCGCCTATGTTTCACAGTGgttcctctccttcttcgccgtAACGTGCCCCCTGCCCATGCTGTTTCGCATCTACGATGTGATCTTTGCCGAGGGGGCGTCAGAGACCATCATGCGAGTCGCCTTGTCGCTCATGCGCAAGAACCAGGCGCGCATCCTGGCCTGCACCGAGCTCGAGGACGTGATGCATCTGCTCCTATCGCGCGGGCTCTGGGACTGCTACAACTACAACGCCGACGAATTTGTCCAGGATTTTGCTGCGCTCTCTGAAATTGTCACCAAGGCCCGGTTGGCAGCCTTGGAGCAGGGGTACAGAGAAGCTAACCTTAGCCCAAGCGCCAATCCCCGTGCCACAGATGCAACAGCGCAACAGGTGTCGGATGTTACCACCGCAGCCTCCCGTTTTCTGGGTCGCCTGTgggcttcctcttcaacaccgCGATTTGCCACGTTTGCGGCAGCCGCCTCCGCATCCAGCAACACCAGTACTGCTAACACCACTACCAACACGCTCAATCCCGGCCTGGGCGCCGTGTCGCGTCCGTTGAGCATGCTTCGGCGAAGCACGTCGAAGCAGAGCCTGGCATCCACCCTCAACTCGATGGAGGTTGGCTCGTCCACTACTTCATCTGCCGCTAGCGTCCTCAGCTCCGTATCTACCGAAGCAACGTCCGTCTCGCGGGACAGCTCCGCTGACGATTCAACCGTGACGGGCGCGCCGCAAAAGACATCGCCCGCCGTCTTCTCGAGCGGCGCCAATAAcagcaaggaggacaagCAACTTCACAGCCAGATTGAAGACTTGCTCACAGCCCTTAGCGAACTTCAACGGAACCATGCCTTGTTGGCCAGCCAGCtacaaaaggaaaaggaagaccGCGATGAGGACAGAAAGGCAGTGCGATCGTTGCTGGACGGCCTGCGCAAAAAGGCGGGCGCCGAGGATTCGGCGGCATTGTCGTCCAGTGTCGATAGCGAGGACACCATTCGAGATGCCTCGACTGAGCCAACCTCGGAAGAGGGTGACGAGACAGTCAAGCCCACCTCGGAGGAGCTATCTGACCTGCTCGATATCGTCGAGCTTCGCTTCAGCGACTCGGTGGTCAACCGACGGTCGTCCATGGCGCAGACCAAATCACAACTTCGAGACGAGCTGGCTCGGGCGAAAGAACAGTTATCCCACGAGGTGTCCAGGTCTCGAGAGCACGAACGCAAGATTCATGAAGCGGAGCAGGAGGTCTCCTCTCTGAAGGAGCAACTGAGGGAGAGCCACACACATGTCCGAACTTTACACCAGGAGAAGCAGCGCCTCGAGCGGCAGATACATGGCATGCGGACCAGGGCGTCCGACACGCCAGCCTCTAACGCGACCAGTACCGAGTGGTTCCCCCAGATTGGTACGGCAGCGGGTACAAGTGGTCTCCGCGAGCTCAAGCTGGGCCGCAGCAGGtccaccccatcccacccgccCAACTACAACAAGCGAGCGTCGTCGATGACGATGCAGAAGAAGTCCAACCGGGACTCAGCCGGTTCCACCCTGAACGTCGtggctcctcccccacccccacctaTCCCAACCAGCGAGAGTGATGCCCTTCTGCTCGAGCTCGCGGCGGCGAAGACGGCCGAAGCTGTCGCCAAAcaggaagccgaggaggcgAGACAGAAGCTGGAACAGCTCCGGAAGGCCTTTGGGCTGGCTCCGGGCGAGACACCACCAGCGCTGCAGCGAAACCACAGCACGGCAGACGGTGGGGggccagcggcagcagctATGGGCATGTTTGGTCGGCTTACTGGGACGACCGGACCGACGTCTGTGCCTGCTCCTGGCGAGTCCCCTCAGAAGGCCGCCACGGCGCCTGCCGCCACCAATGCTacgggcggtggtggtttctggggctggaggaggtga
- a CDS encoding uncharacterized protein (EggNog:ENOG503P3XH): MYSAQYGFNGAPPQGAQLQPSPNQGQQQQQQQQQQQQQQMMYNAQQQQQQQQQQQFPIQHGQGGPFPGGHNNPAMMGGAGPAGMMQNAAMPHIGANGQMAYQAPFTSSPYGAGIPSSAAPQPQLPANFMMGGPMNQYQLNAGLQQQQQQQQQPMMQRMHPNRPNAGGMPTSTPQRPFNPSQNTPATSMASQPTQYGTPQQTQSNSRSQTPTNPPQGQQGQPPSQQSSQPSQPLPPQQQQQQVQTQVQPQAQVQSQTPQPPSQQLQQPQQPPTPQQQQQQQPPQGQPQQQQSGSAAMTPQTPTFPANGQGQQVNGTSRLSTPQSPGGDPQDKERVKILFDINTELLYESMQLSNAQLELKKEAQSAPEAGVDYAEQERLVKEDYNHCMKRLQVNFQYQSSIQRNPATAVFPAPFLTAPPLSKTLKLKLPPASPDDVLERPLDPSADRLQRIEGLKQLYAKLQALFPGVDPKREQPGSQASPAMRPGFNPAAPGAIPNGQLNAYARAQAQAQAQTQAQGPGQATGFGSNHSSPAPGPTAYRTPQMANSPGPLLQTQPAGQ, translated from the exons ATGTACTCAGCTCAGTATGGCTTTAACGGCGCCCCACCGCAGGGCGCGCAATTGCAGCCTTCACCAAACCagggacagcagcaacaacaacaacaacaacagcagcagcaacagcagatGATGTATAAcgcgcaacagcagcagcagcagcaacagcaacaacaattCCCCATACAACATGGTCAGGGCGGCCCGTTTCCTGGAGGTCACAATAACCCGGCCATGATGGGAGGTGCTGGTCCTGCAGGAATGATGCAGAATGCCGCCATGCCGCACATTGGTGCCAATGGTCAGA TGGCTTACCAGGCCCCCTTTACTTCCTCGCCGTACGGAGCTGGAATACCTTCTTCAGCGGCCCCTCAGCCGCAGCTTCCAGCCAACTTTATGATGGGCGGGCCGATGAACCAGTATCAGCTGAATGCTGGtcttcag caacagcaacagcaacaacagcaacctaTGATGCAGCGTATGCATCCAAACCGCCCGAATGCAGGCGGGATGCCCACCTCAACTCCTCAGCGTCCTTTCAACCCGTCGCAAAACACACCGGCTACTTCAATGGCTTCCCAGCCAACTCAATATGGTACTCCTCAGCAGACACAGAGCAACTCACGGAGTCAGACGCCCACGAATCCACCACAGGGACAGCAGGGACAACCGCCATCTCAACAATCGAGTCAGCCAtcccaacctctcccaccacagcaacaacaacaacaagtcCAAACCCAAGTCCAGCCTCAGGCTCAAGTTCAATCTCAAACTCCACAGCCACCATCCCAGCAGTTACAACAGCCCCAGCAGCCGCcaacaccacagcaacaacagcagcagcagccaccccAAGGtcaaccgcagcagcagcagtctgGCTCAGCAGCTATGACGCCTCAAACGCCAACCTTTCCCGCTAATGGACAGGGTCAACAAGTAAATGGTACTTCGAGGTTGTCAACGCCTCAAAGTCCCGGTGGAGACCCGCAGGACAAAGAGCGGGTCAAGATTCTTTTCGACATCAATACGGAACTGCTCTACGAATCCATGCAGCTGTCCAACGCCCAGCTCGAATTGAAGAAGGAAGCACAATCGGCTCCGGAAGCTGGAGTAGATTATGCTGAGCAGGAACGGTTGGTGAAGGAAGACTACAACCA CTGCATGAAGAGGCTTCAAGTGAACTTCCAGTATCAATCATCCATCCAAAGAAATCCAGCTACTGCCGTTTTCCCGGCTCCTTTCTTGACAGCCCCACCACTTAGCAAGACCCTGAAGCTTAAATTACCCCCGGCTTCTCCAGACGATGTACTAGAACGACCGCTGGATCCAAGCGCCGATCGCCTTCAGAGAATTGAGGGACTCAAGCAACTCTATGCTAAGCTTCAGGCACTCTTTCCTGGTGTCGACCCTAAAAGAGAGCAACCAGGTTCTCAAGCGTCACCAGCTATGAGGCCGGGTTTCaatcctgctgctcctggcGCGATCCCCAACGGGCAACTTAATGCGTATGCTCGAGCGCAAGCACAGGCTCAAGCCCAAACACAAGCTCAAGGCCCAGGCCAAGCTACAGGATTTGGCTCGAACCACAGCAGCCCTGCTCCTGGTCCAACGGCTTACAGGACACCTCAGATGGCCAACAGTCCAGGCCCTCTTTTGCAAACCCAGCCTGCTGGCCAGTGA
- a CDS encoding uncharacterized protein (EggNog:ENOG503NV3N; CAZy:CE16; COG:O): MRFSIILAGASASIAAASRGRKSFDNLVAFGDSYTDNGRLGYYINNGGQAPPPGQYHSVSNTTASGGLTWAQFAAQDAGARLIDYAVSGATCSNKIVERDFAFIGRSFPSVLEDEIPSFTADVKFKSIFPNRTPENTVYALWIGTNDLGFDAFLSDSQAPGTTISDFVDCIWSVFDTIYKTGGRRFVLLNEAPLELSPLYAHPDNGGTGDSQFWNTKTNYNVTQYGQKIKQYTTNVNTIFDYGVPFQVAIKSRWPKATFDLFDVHSLLVDIYNQPQSFLDAPYNVTGYYRHCSSTGGDCVDQTALGGLSGFLWYDELHPSSKTDEIIADHFLDVVSGKSKYGTRYGRK; this comes from the exons ATGCGGTTTTCTATCATTCTCGCCGGCGCCTCTGCCTCTATTGCGGCCGCCAGCCGTGGCCGCAAGTCCTTCGACAATCTGGTCGCCTTTGGCGACAGTTATACCGACAACGGCCGTCTAGGCTACTACATCAACAATGGCGGGCAAGCACCTCCCCCGGGCCAGTATCACTCGGTGTCAAACACGACGGCTAGCGGTGGTCTCACATGGGCTCAGTTTGCGGCCCAGGATGCTGGTGCCAGGCTCATCGACTATGCTGTCAGCGGCGCGACATGTTCCAACAAGATCGTCGAGCGTGATTTTGCTTTCATCGGCCGGTCATTCCCTTCAGTGCTAGAAGATGAAATCCCATCTTTCACAGCAGATGTCAAGTTCAAGTCCATCTTCCCTAACCGGACACCCGAGAATACGGTGTATGCCCTGTGGATCGGAACCAACGATCTCGGTTTCGATGCCTTCCTTTCTGACTCCCAAGCTCCCGGGACCACGATTTCCGACTTCGTGGACTGCATCTGGTCCGTATTTGATACCATCTACAAGACGGGAGGCCGACGGTTCGTTCTGCTGAACGAAGCCCCTCTTGAGCTCTCGCCGCTGTACGCACACCCGGACAATGGTGGGACTGGAGACAGCCAGTTCTGGAACACCAAGACGAACTATAACGTCACACAGTACGGCCAAAAGATCAAGCAATACACTACAAACGTCAACACTATCTTTGACTACGGCGTCCCATTTCAAGTGGCCATCAAGTCGCGTTGGCCGAAGGCAACTTTTGACCTCTTCGATGTTCACAGCTTGTTGGTCGACATTTACAACCAACCACAGAGCTTCTTGGACGCTCCCTACAACGTAACGGGCTATTACCGCCATTGCTCGTCGACTGGGGGTGACTGTGTCGACCAGACAGCTCTCGGTGGCCTGTCTGGTTTCTTGTGGTACGATGAATTGCATCCTTCGAGCAAGACAG ATGAAATCATTGCGGACCACTTCCTTGATGTTGTTTCAGGAAAGTCCAAGTACGGAACCCGGTATGGAAGGAAATAA
- the HIS5 gene encoding histidinol-phosphate transaminase (BUSCO:EOG09262K9A; EggNog:ENOG503NV21; COG:E) translates to MSPFNLETCARPNILALEPYRCARDDYKDDGTNVLLDANENAYGPPLPPSITGLIQPQSGLGPVIDLPGLNRYPDPHQVPLKQLLCNLRQTHVHTQKKLSPANLFVGVGSDEAIDALIRAFCRPGQDKILVCPPTYGMYSVSAQVNDVSLVKIPLLPGPDFQLDVPSILSALSSPDASTIKLAYFCSPGNPTGSLLSKSSIGSILAHPTWNGVVVVDEAYIDFAPDSASLAEWVVEFPNLVVMQTLSKAFGLAGIRLGAAFTSPEIARLLNALKAPYNVNNITSAIAEYALSPAGLEVMRANKAALLEQRDRLLREMPTIPGVGKLMGGTESNFLLYEMLNKDGQPDNAVALAVYEGLAETKGVVVRFRGKEHGCLGCLRITVGTEDEVTRFLEAIKKQLEQVRGVDARSDEEEKEKAASAVVA, encoded by the exons ATGTCGCCCTTCAACTTGGAAACTTGCGCTAGACCAAACATTTTGGCCCTCGAACCTTATCGCTGCGCACGAGA CGACTACAAAGATGACGGCACCAACGTCCTTCTCGATGCCAACGAGAACGCCTATggcccccctctccctccgtcCATCACAGGCCTTATTCAGCCCCAATCCGGCCTCGGTCCTGTAATCGACCTCCCCGGCCTCAACCGCTACCCAGACCCTCACCAAGTCCCCCTCAAGCAGCTCCTCTGCAACCTCCGCCAAACCCACGTCCACACCCAAAAGAAGCTCTCGCCGGCCAACCTCTtcgtcggcgtcggctcTGATGAAGCCATCGACGCCCTCATCCGCGCCTTCTGCCGCCCAGGTCAGGACAAGATTCTTGTCTGCCCGCCAACCTATGGGATGTACTCCGTCTCGGCCCAAGTAAACGACGTCTCCCTCGTcaaaatccccctcctcccgggTCCCGACTTCCAACTCGAcgtcccctccatcctctccgccctctcctcccccgatgCAAGCACCATCAAGCTAGCCTACTTCTGCTCCCCGGGTAACCCAACcggctccctcctctccaaatcctccatcGGGTCGATCCTCGCCCACCCAACCTGGAACGGCGTCGTGGTCGTCGACGAGGCCTACATCGACTTCGCGCCTGACTCGGCCTCCCTCGCCGAATGGGTCGTCGAGTTCCCCAACCTCGTCGTGATGCAGACCCTTTCCAAGGCGTTCGGGCTGGCGGGTATCCGTCTCGGTGCtgccttcacctcccccgaaaTTGCCAGGCTTCTCAACGCGCTCAAGGCTCCCTACAacgtcaacaacatcacctccGCGATCGCAGAGTacgccctctcccccgccgGCCTGGAGGTCATGAGGGCGAACAAGGCTGCTCTGCTGGAGCAGAGGGACAGGTTGCTGAGGGAGATGCCCACGATCCCCGGGGTGGGCAAGCTCATGGGCGGGACCGAGAGCAACTTTTTGCTGTACGAGATGCTCAACAAGGACGGGCAGCCGGACAATGCTGTTGCGCTGGCTGTGTACGAGGGTCTGGCGGAGACCAAGGGCGTGGTTGTCAGGTTCAGGGGCAAGGAGCACGGGTGCTTGGGCTGCCTGAGGATCACGGTTGGCaccgaggacgaggtgaCGAGGTTCTTGgaagccatcaagaagcagctTGAGCAGGTCCGGGGGGTGGATGCGCGAagcgatgaagaggagaaggagaaggctgccagTGCCGTTGTTGCGTAG
- a CDS encoding uncharacterized protein (EggNog:ENOG503NWGR; COG:G; CAZy:GH76): protein MRFVKYVRPVAVPAVIISAVAPKELNISDSLSIKGVAKTVAANAMSYYSGTPEKFVDLPQPYYWWQAGALMGSMLDYSHYTGDHSYDKLIARGLLDQVGPDFDYMLPTHFGQEGNDDQAFWGMSVMAAAERNFPQPDPNVPGWLDMGANIFDSLAGRWNTTACQGGLLWQIFASNPNGLDYKNTVSNGGFFQIAARLARATGNKTYSDWAEKVWDWTEGIGMIDKFGNVYDGAHASKDCKDTNPVTFSYSASIYIYGAAVMADVTQDKKWTERTERMVEASRSFFSPFENATNIMYEHACEQVDKCNQDMRSFKAYFSRFVYAAARYVPSIKPAIEELWHTSVEAAAKTCTGGASGTQCSHKWYTGAFDGNPGLGQEMSALETIQGLLALDAEAPLKGGEIKTVRAFADQNAVKGDSETASGPAPTPTSESDSAAGSQTEAGTHTSGGLRRRTVPVKGWW, encoded by the exons ATGAGGTTTGTCAAGTATGTGAGACCCGTAGCGGTCCCGGCAGTGATCATATCTGCCGTTGCGCCGAAAGAGCTCAACATCTCTGATTCAC TCTCCATCAAGGGCGTTGCCAAAACCGTCGCCGCCAACGCCATGTCTTACTACTCGGGCACCCCTGAGAAATTCGTTGACCTTCCTCAGCCTTACTACTGGTGGCAAGCCGGTGCCCTGATGGGCAGCATGCTCGACTACTCTCACTATACGGGCGACCACAGTTACGACAAGCTGATCGCAAGGGGACTCTTGGATCAGGTTGGCCCCGACTTTGACTACATGCTCCCCACTCACTTCGGCCAAGAAGGTAATGACGATCAAGCATTCTGGGGAATGTCTGTCATGGCCGCCGCGGAGAGGAACTTTCCCCAGCCAGACCCGAATGTTCCCGGGTGGTTGGATATGGGTGCCAACATTTTCGACTCGCTGGCTGGCAGGTGGAATACCACTGCTTGCCAGGGTGGGCTTTTGTGGCAAATCTTTGCCTCAAACCCGAACGGACTCGACTACAAAAACACCGTCAGCAACGGCGGCTTCTTCCAGATCGCGGCCAGACTGGCCCGCGCCACCGGGAACAAGACGTACAGTGACTGGGCGGAAAAGGTTTGGGACTGGACGGAAGGCATCGGCATGATTGACAAGTTTGGAAACGTCTACGACGGCGCCCATGCGAGCAAGGACTGCAAGGACACCAACCCGGTCACGTTCTCTTACTCTGCCAGCATCTACATTTACGGAGCTGCCGTCATGGCCGACGTCACCCAGGACAAGAAGTGGACCGAGAGgacggagaggatggtggaggcgAGCAGGAGCTTTTTCAGCCCGTTTGAGAACGCCACCAACATCATGTACGAGCACGCGTGCGAGCAGGTGGACAAGTGCAATCAGGACATGAGGAGCTTCAAGGCGTACTTTTCGAGATTTGTCTATGCGGCCGCGAGGTATGTTCCGAGTATCAAGCCGGCGATCGAAGAGTTATGGCATACTTCGGTCGAGGCGGCTGCGAAGACTTGCACAGGCGGTGCGAGCGGGACCCAGTGCAGCCACAAGTGGTATACCGGTGCCTTTGATGGAAACCCGGGCTTGGGCCAGGAGATGTCCGCGCTGGAGACGATTCAGGGCTTGTTGGCTTTGGACGCGGAAGCACCGTTGAAGGGGGGCGAAATCAAGACTGTGAGGGCGTTTGCTGATCAGAATGCCGTAAAGGGTGACTCTGAGACGGCTTCAGGtccagcaccaacaccgacaTCTGAATCGGACTCGGCGGCGGGCTCCCAGACCGAGGCCGGGACGCACACCTCGGGtgggttgagaaggaggactGTTCCCgtgaaggggtggtggtag
- a CDS encoding uncharacterized protein (EggNog:ENOG503PG4U), protein MRFRREERRRGGRVSCWVCTTVVIARAITGAHGQSTVSVYIPGYGEAHWAALRGSIIGSDQSATTYTVFCAEKAPSCQIAGDLPFVFTEGPGTLKYGGVAPGTLTAELECNLDGTTAATCTGSSSFGANHWEGTITGPTQTVWTETFTTPEVTWGALTLTTPGPLPNTIDIDGTPAASLTNSPVKGAGFSLDPVRASWLSGVSFGTVILFVLTFM, encoded by the exons ATGAGATTTCGGCGAGAGGAACGGCGCCGGGGAGGACGAGTCTCTTGCTGGGTCTGCACCACGGTTGTGATAGCGCGAGCAATCACTGGTGCACACGGCCAATCCACCGTATCGGTTTACATACCCGGCTACGGGGAGGCTCACTGGGCTGCTCTTCGCGGCAGCATCATTGGCAGT GACCAATCCGCAACAACCTACACGGTCTTTTGTGCTGAGAAGGCGCCAAGTTGTCAGATTGCCGGCGACCTTCCCTTTGTCTTCACGGAAGGGCCAGGGACTTTGAAATACGGTGGCGTGGCCCCTGGGACACT AACGGCCGAACTTGAATGCAACTTGGACGGCACAACGGCCGCAACCTGCACCGGATCGTCATCCTTCGGGGCCAACCATTGGGAGGGCACCATCACGGGGCCGACGCAGACTGTGTGGACGGAGACTTTCACGACGCCCGAGGTAACATGGGGCGCGTTGACTTTGACAACACCGGGTCCGTTACCCAACACGATTGACATTGACGGGACACCAGCAGCATCGTTGACGAACTCGCCTGTCAAGGGCGCCGGTTTTAGCCTGGACCCGGTGAGAGCTAGCTGGCTGTCGGGCGTCTCATTTGGGACTGTTATTTTGTTTGTTCTGACATTCATGTAA